Proteins encoded by one window of Bacteroidota bacterium:
- the pbpC gene encoding penicillin-binding protein 1C, with protein sequence MPSVRNIIRPLKKAALWLWGKRWFRWPAIAVASAFVVFFALHVIFPLKVNVDYSQLVVADDGTVLSAYLNKEEKWRLYTELNEITPELSKAIVYKEDKYFNYHFGVNPFAMGRAFYNNLTQGRRTSGASTITMQVARLLYPAKRTYGNKIIEIFRAFQLEWMYSKKEILQMYLNLVPYGSNIEGVKSATLLYLGKMPNHLSVSEITALAIIPNRPVSLSLGVNNFAIEKERNKWLQRFKSEGVFDAKVIDDAMVEPFDAHRRPAPHYAPHLSRRLKEASPTVPILKSAIKYTRQLEVENIIANYINRLRTLSIHNAAVMVVDNTTRKVICYVGSADFNNPLDGGQVDGAVAVRSPGSALKPFLYARAFEQGVATPRTMMNDVPLNISGYEPENYDEKFHGRISVGQALALSLNIPAVKLLDQVTVDDFSKQLVKAGFSTIKQQKKNLGLSLILGGCGVKLEEMAALYSAFANYGVYSPLNYMASDTVALKVPVVSPEAAYMVTNVLTQITRPDLPNNFQSSPHLPKIAWKTGTSYGRRDAWSLGYNRRYTIGVWVGNFSGRGVPELSGADIATPLLFEIFNKLDYNSSVHWYSPPNKIDLRLVCSQTGDLPADYCTDLVQDVFIPGISPSVTCNHKKWVAVNADSTISYCTNCQPSNGFVRKMYDNLAPELVSYYELNKINYPKIPPHNPQCLRVFRDNAPQITSPSDGTEYLVEAAEPQKIMLSAHTPTDVKFIYWYVDDKFYMKTPARQPVFFTPKTGRIKISCADDKGRNSNVYIAVESY encoded by the coding sequence ATGCCCTCTGTTCGCAACATTATCCGTCCATTAAAAAAAGCAGCCCTTTGGCTGTGGGGTAAACGTTGGTTTAGGTGGCCAGCCATAGCAGTTGCCTCTGCGTTTGTGGTGTTTTTTGCTTTACACGTTATTTTCCCCCTTAAAGTAAACGTTGATTACTCGCAGTTAGTAGTGGCTGATGATGGAACAGTACTTTCGGCATACTTGAACAAAGAAGAAAAATGGCGGCTTTATACCGAGTTGAACGAAATTACCCCCGAGCTTTCAAAAGCCATTGTTTACAAAGAGGATAAGTACTTCAATTATCACTTTGGGGTAAACCCCTTTGCCATGGGGCGTGCGTTTTATAACAACCTCACGCAAGGCAGGCGTACATCGGGAGCGTCCACCATCACCATGCAAGTAGCACGGCTGTTGTATCCTGCCAAACGCACTTACGGAAATAAAATCATAGAGATTTTCAGGGCGTTTCAATTAGAGTGGATGTATAGCAAAAAAGAGATTTTGCAGATGTACCTCAATCTTGTGCCTTACGGTAGCAATATCGAGGGGGTAAAATCGGCTACTCTGCTGTATTTGGGTAAAATGCCCAACCACCTTAGTGTGTCTGAAATTACGGCATTGGCCATCATTCCCAACCGACCTGTAAGCCTATCATTAGGGGTAAATAATTTCGCCATTGAAAAAGAGCGCAACAAGTGGTTGCAACGTTTCAAGTCCGAAGGAGTATTTGATGCAAAGGTAATTGACGATGCAATGGTAGAGCCTTTTGATGCACACCGAAGACCGGCTCCTCATTATGCTCCGCATCTTTCGCGCAGGTTAAAGGAGGCAAGTCCTACCGTGCCTATTCTTAAATCAGCAATAAAATACACCCGCCAGTTAGAGGTTGAAAACATTATCGCCAATTACATCAACCGTTTGCGTACCCTTTCGATACACAATGCCGCAGTGATGGTGGTGGATAATACCACCCGCAAAGTAATCTGCTACGTTGGTTCGGCTGATTTTAACAATCCGTTGGACGGTGGACAGGTTGACGGGGCTGTGGCCGTTCGGTCACCCGGTAGTGCCCTAAAGCCCTTTTTGTATGCCCGTGCGTTTGAGCAAGGGGTAGCTACACCCCGCACCATGATGAACGATGTACCGCTTAATATTTCGGGGTATGAGCCTGAGAACTATGATGAAAAGTTTCACGGTCGTATCAGCGTAGGGCAAGCATTAGCACTCTCGCTAAACATACCCGCTGTTAAACTGCTCGATCAAGTAACCGTTGATGATTTTAGCAAGCAATTAGTGAAAGCGGGTTTCTCCACCATTAAACAACAAAAGAAAAACTTAGGCTTGTCGCTAATATTGGGCGGTTGCGGGGTGAAGCTGGAGGAAATGGCCGCACTGTACAGTGCCTTTGCTAATTATGGGGTGTATTCGCCGCTTAATTACATGGCAAGCGATACTGTAGCGCTGAAAGTTCCTGTGGTTTCGCCCGAGGCAGCTTACATGGTAACCAATGTGCTTACCCAAATTACCCGACCCGATTTGCCTAACAATTTCCAAAGCAGCCCTCACTTACCCAAAATTGCGTGGAAAACGGGTACCAGCTACGGCCGTCGTGATGCTTGGAGTTTGGGATATAACCGCCGTTATACTATTGGTGTGTGGGTAGGTAATTTTTCGGGCAGGGGAGTACCCGAACTTTCAGGAGCGGATATAGCTACTCCGTTGCTTTTTGAGATATTTAATAAACTCGATTACAATTCGTCGGTTCATTGGTACAGTCCCCCAAACAAAATTGATTTACGCTTGGTATGCAGCCAAACCGGTGATTTACCCGCTGATTACTGCACCGATTTAGTGCAGGATGTGTTTATACCGGGTATTTCTCCATCGGTAACCTGCAACCACAAAAAGTGGGTAGCCGTAAATGCTGATTCAACTATCAGCTATTGCACCAATTGCCAGCCTTCAAATGGGTTTGTTCGCAAAATGTATGATAACCTTGCGCCCGAGCTGGTAAGTTATTATGAGTTAAATAAAATTAACTATCCCAAAATTCCGCCACACAACCCACAGTGCCTGCGGGTGTTTAGGGATAATGCGCCACAAATCACTTCTCCCTCTGACGGGACTGAATATCTAGTAGAGGCCGCCGAACCGCAAAAAATTATGCTGAGTGCGCATACTCCTACAGATGTAAAGTTTATTTACTGGTATGTGGATGATAAGTTTTACATGAAAACACCTGCACGCCAACCTGTGTTTTTTACTCCAAAAACAGGGCGGATAAAAATATCCTGCGCCGATGATAAAGGTCGCAACAGTAATGTATATATAGCTGTTGAATCGTATTAA
- a CDS encoding rhomboid family intramembrane serine protease, protein MISITLLIIIVTAALSIMSFERPDRMDKMIFNAYIINRHKEWYRFISHGFIHADYPHLIVNMLTLYFFGELVENTFVGFFGPIGKLLYIFLYLSGIAVASLYSFNKHKNHSWYNSLGASGAVSAVLYAAILINPMMGIYMFFIPIPIPGIIYGVLYLVYSSYMSKRAQDNIGHDAHFYGAVYGFLLPILFKPALLGHFIMEIRYAIGL, encoded by the coding sequence ATGATTTCGATAACCCTGCTGATTATTATAGTTACTGCGGCACTAAGCATAATGTCCTTTGAACGTCCCGACAGGATGGATAAGATGATTTTTAATGCTTATATAATAAACCGACACAAAGAGTGGTACCGTTTCATTTCTCACGGCTTTATACACGCCGATTACCCTCACCTGATTGTGAACATGCTTACGCTTTACTTTTTTGGTGAGTTGGTTGAGAATACGTTTGTGGGTTTCTTTGGACCAATTGGTAAGCTGCTGTACATTTTTCTTTACCTATCGGGCATTGCAGTGGCATCGTTATATTCATTCAATAAACACAAAAACCATTCGTGGTATAATAGTTTGGGTGCTTCGGGCGCGGTGAGTGCGGTGCTGTATGCTGCCATTCTTATCAACCCTATGATGGGTATTTATATGTTTTTTATCCCAATACCTATACCGGGCATTATATACGGGGTGCTGTATTTGGTGTACTCATCGTACATGAGTAAACGCGCACAAGACAATATTGGCCACGATGCCCACTTTTACGGGGCAGTGTATGGCTTTTTACTACCCATTTTGTTTAAGCCTGCTTTATTGGGGCATTTTATCATGGAGATTCGTTATGCAATAGGACTTTAG
- the trxA gene encoding thioredoxin: MAIEITDSNFEEVVLNSDKPVLIDFWAEWCGPCRMVGPLVEEMSKEYEGKAIIGKLDVDSNPNVTVKYGIRNIPALLYFKGGEVVDRQVGAVPKNILSAKLDAQLA; encoded by the coding sequence ATGGCAATTGAAATAACCGACAGCAACTTTGAGGAAGTTGTTTTGAACTCAGACAAACCTGTATTGATTGATTTTTGGGCAGAATGGTGTGGCCCTTGCCGCATGGTGGGTCCTTTGGTTGAAGAGATGTCGAAAGAATACGAAGGCAAAGCCATTATTGGTAAACTTGATGTGGATAGCAACCCCAACGTAACCGTTAAATACGGCATACGCAATATACCTGCGTTGTTATACTTTAAAGGTGGTGAAGTGGTTGACCGTCAGGTAGGTGCAGTACCTAAAAACATTTTGTCAGCTAAGTTAGATGCCCAATTGGCATAA
- the trxA gene encoding thioredoxin gives MAAIEITDSNFEELVLHADVPSLVEFGAKWCPPCKLIEPFLAEMHHEYAGKAVIGKLDVDDNPVVSTQFGVRNLPTLLYFKNGFVVDRQVGAVPKNVLTAKLDAQLG, from the coding sequence ATGGCAGCTATTGAAATAACCGACAGTAACTTTGAAGAACTGGTGTTGCATGCCGATGTTCCTTCGCTGGTAGAGTTTGGCGCCAAATGGTGCCCTCCTTGCAAGTTGATAGAACCTTTTTTGGCCGAAATGCACCACGAATATGCAGGCAAAGCCGTAATAGGCAAATTGGATGTAGATGATAACCCTGTTGTTTCTACACAGTTTGGGGTAAGAAATTTACCCACCCTGCTATACTTTAAAAACGGTTTTGTGGTTGATCGCCAAGTGGGCGCAGTACCCAAAAACGTACTAACGGCTAAACTAGATGCCCAATTGGGATAA
- a CDS encoding DUF58 domain-containing protein translates to MAVITQKELEQYGSLELLAKQVVEGFITGLHKSPFHGFSVEFAEHRLYNKGESTRHIDWKLFARTEKLFVKRYEEETNLRCQIVIDTSSSMYYPEEGMSKIRFSIYAAAVLMSLLRQQRDAFGLSLFAQELEFHSQCKSSTVHHQLMLAQLEQLLLKEKLNRNTSLANALTAVADQIHRRSLVVVFSDMFQAGQNSEELFRALQRLKFSKNEVILFHVNDGKHELNFEFENRPYIFIDKETGQEVKLQPHEVKDAYLAQVNDYMMQLRQRCAQYRIEFVEADVNKDFMQILIPFFVKRSKMF, encoded by the coding sequence ATGGCAGTAATCACACAAAAAGAGTTAGAACAATACGGAAGCCTTGAGTTGCTTGCCAAGCAAGTGGTTGAAGGTTTTATAACGGGCTTGCACAAAAGCCCTTTTCACGGGTTTTCGGTAGAGTTTGCCGAACACAGATTATACAACAAGGGCGAAAGTACCCGCCACATTGATTGGAAATTATTTGCCCGTACTGAAAAACTGTTTGTGAAACGCTATGAGGAGGAAACCAACCTGCGTTGCCAAATAGTGATAGACACCAGCAGCAGTATGTATTACCCCGAAGAGGGGATGAGCAAAATACGATTTTCTATCTACGCTGCTGCGGTATTGATGAGTTTGCTGAGGCAACAACGCGATGCTTTCGGGCTTAGCCTTTTTGCGCAAGAGTTAGAGTTTCATTCGCAATGCAAATCGTCAACCGTGCACCATCAGTTGATGCTGGCGCAATTAGAGCAGTTGTTGCTGAAAGAAAAACTAAACCGCAACACTTCGTTGGCCAATGCACTTACTGCCGTTGCCGACCAAATACACCGCCGATCATTGGTAGTGGTGTTTAGCGATATGTTTCAGGCCGGACAAAACAGTGAAGAGCTTTTTAGAGCCTTGCAACGCCTCAAATTCAGTAAAAACGAGGTGATATTATTTCATGTGAACGACGGCAAACACGAGTTGAACTTTGAGTTTGAAAACCGTCCGTACATATTTATTGATAAAGAAACCGGCCAAGAGGTGAAGCTGCAACCCCATGAGGTGAAGGACGCTTATTTGGCGCAAGTGAATGATTATATGATGCAGTTGCGCCAGCGTTGCGCCCAATACCGTATTGAGTTTGTTGAGGCCGATGTGAACAAGGATTTTATGCAAATACTGATTCCGTTTTTTGTGAAACGCAGTAAGATGTTTTAA
- a CDS encoding transcriptional regulator, producing the protein MKHEEAKQKFIQGWGSLGTNWGINRTMAQVHALLLISPTSLSTEQIMEELQISRGNANMNVRELINWGLVRKDLKPGERKEFFYAEKDIWKAAMQIIKERRKRELEPLMQVLGEIKTLDKDDDSAEAKEFTKMMGNIEDVIGKADGVLDKLGRAQDNWLMGTMMKLLK; encoded by the coding sequence GTGAAACACGAAGAAGCCAAACAAAAGTTTATACAAGGCTGGGGCAGCTTGGGTACCAATTGGGGTATTAACCGCACAATGGCGCAAGTTCATGCGCTGTTGCTTATATCTCCTACCTCATTAAGCACGGAACAGATTATGGAAGAACTGCAAATCTCTCGCGGTAATGCCAACATGAATGTACGTGAGCTAATCAATTGGGGATTGGTTCGCAAGGACTTAAAGCCGGGTGAGCGTAAGGAGTTTTTTTATGCTGAAAAAGACATTTGGAAGGCTGCTATGCAAATTATTAAAGAGCGCCGTAAGCGTGAGTTAGAGCCGCTGATGCAGGTATTGGGCGAGATAAAAACGCTGGACAAAGACGATGACAGTGCCGAAGCAAAAGAGTTTACCAAAATGATGGGCAATATTGAAGACGTAATAGGCAAAGCCGACGGGGTACTTGATAAACTTGGCCGCGCACAAGACAATTGGCTGATGGGAACAATGATGAAACTTCTTAAGTAA
- a CDS encoding sodium:calcium symporter, producing the protein MSKQNEKWGSRLGLILAMAGNAVGLGNFLRFPVQALNNGGGAFIIPYLVCFILMGIPLLWIEWSMGRFGGKFGHHSTPFILDSMDKRKFWKYFGVFGIFTNVAVAAYYCYIESWTMSYVVHSVTGTFDGKPMTWVAGFFNNYLDISTSTTGIPYEAVIFYILCLVLNTYILSRGLSGVEKVAKIGMPLLILFGAFLAFRGLTLGTSGASAEYPNASAIDGLNYLWTPQYGKLTDLKVWLSAAGQIFFTLSVGMGTVHCYAAYLRANDDVALNGISAGFTNEFVEVILGGAIVIPIAAGYLGLDWVKENAGFGMAFQTMPYLFEKWGPILSALAGVFWFGLLFFAGITSSLAMGTPLMGFLQDEFAVSRNKSAMAFGLLVLVMGLPTVLLFTKSATGGVSLIAFDEYDYWAGTVSLVVFAMAETILFSWIFGIKKGWAEINAGADLKIHIVFKYIIGYVTPVMLIIVFFGALITPEGNDWGAAWQSFTSGGGWPLDNGSVLSMLTMTGLNEKLAAATDPTTIETLKTAKLYTYIARFLLVGLFAGISWLVFIAYRKRQRAELKTA; encoded by the coding sequence ATGAGCAAGCAGAACGAAAAATGGGGTAGCCGATTAGGACTTATTCTGGCAATGGCAGGGAACGCTGTGGGATTGGGAAACTTCTTGCGATTCCCCGTGCAGGCTCTTAATAATGGTGGTGGGGCATTTATCATCCCTTATTTGGTTTGTTTTATATTAATGGGTATCCCTTTGTTGTGGATTGAGTGGAGTATGGGACGTTTTGGGGGCAAATTCGGCCACCACAGTACTCCTTTTATCCTTGACAGTATGGACAAACGTAAGTTCTGGAAATACTTCGGGGTATTTGGAATCTTCACCAACGTTGCAGTTGCTGCCTACTATTGCTATATAGAGTCGTGGACAATGTCGTACGTGGTGCATTCGGTTACCGGCACTTTTGATGGCAAACCGATGACTTGGGTAGCCGGATTTTTTAATAACTACCTTGATATTTCTACCAGTACCACAGGCATTCCATACGAAGCTGTTATCTTCTATATCCTGTGTTTAGTACTTAATACCTATATCTTATCACGTGGATTAAGCGGAGTTGAAAAGGTTGCCAAAATAGGTATGCCGCTCCTAATTCTTTTTGGTGCTTTCCTTGCCTTTAGAGGGCTAACCTTAGGCACTTCAGGTGCATCTGCCGAATATCCAAATGCAAGTGCTATTGATGGTTTAAATTACTTATGGACACCGCAATACGGTAAACTAACCGACTTGAAAGTTTGGCTAAGTGCTGCTGGACAAATATTCTTTACACTTTCAGTAGGTATGGGTACTGTACATTGTTACGCGGCATACTTACGAGCTAACGATGATGTGGCTCTTAACGGTATCTCAGCAGGTTTCACAAATGAGTTTGTTGAAGTTATTTTAGGTGGTGCTATAGTAATACCCATTGCAGCCGGTTACTTAGGCTTGGATTGGGTAAAAGAAAATGCTGGCTTTGGAATGGCCTTCCAAACCATGCCTTACTTGTTTGAAAAGTGGGGACCGATACTTTCAGCCTTGGCTGGTGTGTTTTGGTTTGGGTTGCTGTTTTTTGCCGGTATCACCTCCTCCCTTGCAATGGGTACGCCACTAATGGGCTTTTTGCAGGACGAATTTGCCGTAAGCCGAAACAAATCGGCAATGGCCTTTGGTTTATTAGTATTGGTAATGGGCTTGCCTACCGTACTGTTGTTTACAAAATCGGCCACAGGAGGGGTTAGTCTTATTGCGTTTGATGAATACGATTATTGGGCGGGTACGGTATCGCTGGTGGTATTTGCCATGGCCGAAACCATCTTATTCTCTTGGATATTCGGTATTAAAAAAGGTTGGGCAGAGATTAACGCAGGAGCGGATTTAAAAATCCATATTGTATTCAAATACATTATAGGATACGTTACCCCTGTAATGTTGATTATAGTTTTCTTTGGGGCATTAATCACTCCTGAAGGAAACGATTGGGGTGCAGCTTGGCAAAGCTTTACATCTGGTGGCGGCTGGCCGTTGGATAACGGTTCAGTACTTAGCATGCTAACCATGACTGGTTTGAATGAAAAACTTGCTGCTGCTACTGACCCTACAACCATCGAAACTCTTAAAACAGCTAAACTATATACATACATAGCCCGTTTCTTATTAGTGGGTCTGTTTGCAGGTATTAGCTGGTTGGTATTTATTGCCTACCGCAAAAGGCAACGTGCTGAATTAAAAACTGCTTAA
- a CDS encoding phosphoribosyltransferase, with amino-acid sequence MVILTHEQIERKIKRIAYQIYEQHVEQSALIVAGIAEHGYLLAEKIGAELRAISPLTVTVAKIEIEKEKPSEHTTAISIDMADIKGLHAIIVDDVLNTARTMVFAIYPFFKGGAAEIKTVVLADRNHKIFPVSADYTGISLATTLQQHITFEVNSDGTMQLSLN; translated from the coding sequence ATGGTAATCCTTACCCACGAACAAATTGAAAGGAAGATTAAACGTATTGCTTATCAGATATATGAGCAACACGTGGAGCAAAGCGCGCTAATTGTGGCCGGTATTGCCGAGCACGGTTATTTGCTGGCCGAGAAGATTGGTGCTGAATTGAGGGCTATATCGCCTTTAACGGTAACAGTGGCTAAGATTGAGATTGAAAAAGAAAAACCCAGTGAGCATACCACGGCTATAAGTATTGATATGGCTGATATTAAAGGCCTGCATGCTATAATTGTTGACGATGTGCTTAATACTGCCCGCACGATGGTGTTTGCCATCTACCCCTTTTTTAAAGGCGGTGCGGCTGAGATAAAAACGGTGGTATTGGCCGACCGTAACCACAAGATTTTCCCTGTTTCTGCCGATTATACAGGCATTTCGTTAGCTACCACCTTGCAGCAGCACATTACTTTTGAGGTAAACAGCGACGGTACGATGCAACTTTCGCTTAACTAA
- a CDS encoding SRPBCC domain-containing protein, translating to MFIYKSIRMLPRKGSIFYFWNMETLPPIKHVATINAPIEKVYETLTTGKGWDGWFTDGTVLDLETKRIQLVWTMNGPYKANGIETGPILSAIPDKEFSFKWHEGSHDTTVTFTLETKDNKTKITVTETGYLPTDKGMWQLLDCAIGWGEAITLMKFYLEHGIRYDSGW from the coding sequence GTGTTTATTTATAAAAGTATAAGAATGCTGCCCCGCAAAGGCAGCATTTTTTATTTTTGGAATATGGAAACCCTACCCCCTATTAAGCACGTGGCTACTATTAATGCCCCTATTGAAAAAGTGTACGAAACCCTTACCACAGGAAAAGGCTGGGACGGTTGGTTTACAGACGGGACTGTTTTGGATTTGGAAACCAAAAGAATACAACTGGTTTGGACAATGAACGGCCCCTACAAAGCCAACGGAATTGAAACCGGTCCAATACTTAGTGCAATACCTGATAAAGAGTTTTCCTTTAAATGGCACGAGGGCTCACACGATACGACGGTGACATTTACACTTGAAACCAAAGACAATAAAACAAAGATTACAGTAACTGAAACAGGCTACCTGCCTACCGATAAAGGCATGTGGCAATTATTGGATTGCGCTATCGGTTGGGGCGAAGCCATCACCCTGATGAAGTTTTATTTGGAACACGGAATTAGGTACGACAGCGGTTGGTAA
- the dnaA gene encoding chromosomal replication initiator protein DnaA — translation MTEKTAEEVWNNCLKIIKDNVPPQSFKTWFDPIKPIKLEDKVLTIQVPSQFFYEWLEEHYVTLLRKTLKQELGVGSRLEYNIIVENTAGNNPYTINMPTSNAAKIDPNEVGMPLNLGTNIKNPFVIPGLRKVNVDSQLNPNYTFENYIEGDCNRLARSAGFAVANKPGGTAFNPLMIFGGVGLGKTHLLHAIGNHIKQLNKNKFVLYVSAEKFINQFIESVRNNNNSDFINFYQYLDVLILDDVQFFAKKEKTQEIFFQIFNHLHQNGKQIILSSDRPPKDLKDMDERLLSRFKWGLSADLQTPDFETRVAILEHKMYADGISLSHDVVEYVAHNIDNNIRELEGALVSLLAQASLNRKEVDIELAKQMMKNFVKNVSREISIDYIQKLVCDYYGISVDQVKSKTRKREIVQARQISMFFAKDLTKASLKNIGMHFGGRDHSTVIHACQTVNDLIETDKKFRGDVEEISKRIKINTM, via the coding sequence ATGACGGAAAAGACCGCAGAAGAAGTATGGAATAACTGTTTAAAAATTATTAAGGACAATGTCCCGCCTCAAAGTTTTAAAACTTGGTTTGACCCAATCAAGCCAATTAAACTTGAGGACAAAGTTTTAACCATCCAAGTGCCCAGCCAGTTCTTTTATGAATGGTTGGAGGAACATTACGTAACCCTGTTGCGCAAAACTCTTAAACAAGAGTTGGGCGTAGGCTCTCGCCTTGAGTACAACATTATTGTTGAAAACACGGCAGGGAACAATCCGTACACTATTAACATGCCCACCAGCAATGCGGCAAAAATTGACCCTAATGAGGTAGGTATGCCTCTTAACTTAGGGACAAACATTAAAAACCCGTTTGTGATACCCGGGTTGCGAAAAGTTAATGTTGACTCGCAACTGAATCCAAACTACACCTTTGAGAATTATATTGAAGGCGACTGTAACCGTCTTGCACGCAGTGCGGGCTTTGCAGTAGCTAATAAACCCGGCGGCACAGCCTTTAACCCCCTTATGATATTTGGCGGTGTAGGCTTGGGAAAAACACACTTGCTGCATGCCATAGGCAACCATATTAAACAGCTTAATAAGAATAAGTTTGTTCTATATGTATCGGCTGAGAAGTTTATCAACCAATTTATTGAATCGGTTAGAAACAACAACAACAGCGATTTCATCAACTTCTACCAATACCTTGATGTATTGATTTTAGATGATGTGCAGTTTTTTGCCAAAAAAGAAAAAACTCAGGAAATATTCTTTCAGATTTTTAACCACCTGCACCAAAACGGTAAGCAGATAATATTGAGTTCTGACCGTCCTCCAAAAGATTTGAAGGATATGGACGAACGCCTGTTGTCTCGCTTCAAGTGGGGATTAAGTGCTGATTTGCAAACTCCTGACTTTGAAACCCGCGTGGCTATATTAGAGCATAAAATGTATGCCGACGGTATATCATTGAGCCACGACGTTGTGGAATATGTTGCCCATAATATAGACAACAACATCCGCGAACTGGAAGGTGCATTGGTATCATTGCTTGCACAAGCCTCTCTTAACCGCAAAGAAGTGGATATTGAGCTGGCCAAGCAGATGATGAAGAACTTTGTGAAGAATGTATCGCGTGAAATTTCAATCGATTACATTCAGAAATTGGTATGCGATTACTACGGCATATCCGTTGACCAAGTGAAATCAAAAACCCGTAAACGCGAAATTGTTCAGGCTCGCCAAATATCAATGTTCTTTGCCAAAGACCTTACCAAGGCTTCGCTAAAAAACATAGGTATGCACTTTGGTGGTCGTGACCACAGTACTGTGATACACGCTTGCCAAACCGTGAATGATTTGATTGAAACTGACAAAAAATTCCGCGGAGATGTTGAAGAAATCTCTAAACGGATTAAAATAAACACCATGTAA
- a CDS encoding bifunctional metallophosphatase/5'-nucleotidase, with amino-acid sequence MSGSQFNRKEFIRNVVGAGMAVALSKFPLEAVAKSDGLTTFTILHTNDWHSRIEPFPMDGGKYQGLGGAAYRAAMIKRIRSENEHVLVLDSGDMFQGTPYFNFYGGEVEFKLMTEMGYDCATLGNHDFDGGIDGLKKQLPHAGFSIINSNYDFSNTALKDTFKPYKVFKLGKVKVGVIAVGIDLQGLVPNVLWNGLSYTNPVEKSNFWAEYLKKTEKCDVVVLLSHLGYKYSDDKVSDEFLAKNSRNIDVILGGHTHTFMESPVNITNLDGKPVLINQVGWAGIMLGRLDFTMVSGEIATNPQSTMLKVSEKST; translated from the coding sequence ATGAGCGGATCACAATTCAATAGAAAAGAGTTTATACGCAACGTGGTGGGTGCGGGAATGGCCGTAGCCCTTAGCAAGTTTCCGTTAGAGGCGGTTGCTAAGAGTGATGGGCTAACTACCTTTACTATACTGCACACCAACGATTGGCACAGCCGTATTGAACCCTTCCCGATGGACGGGGGTAAATACCAAGGATTGGGCGGGGCGGCTTATAGGGCTGCCATGATAAAGAGAATTCGCAGTGAAAACGAACACGTATTGGTATTAGACAGCGGTGATATGTTTCAGGGCACACCGTATTTTAATTTTTACGGAGGTGAAGTTGAGTTTAAATTGATGACCGAAATGGGGTACGATTGCGCTACGTTGGGCAATCATGATTTTGACGGCGGCATTGACGGGTTGAAAAAACAGTTGCCTCATGCGGGTTTCAGTATCATAAACAGTAATTACGACTTTAGTAACACTGCTTTGAAAGATACTTTTAAACCGTATAAGGTATTTAAATTAGGAAAAGTAAAAGTAGGAGTTATAGCCGTTGGGATTGATTTACAAGGACTGGTTCCCAATGTACTGTGGAATGGACTCTCCTACACCAACCCTGTGGAAAAATCTAACTTTTGGGCAGAATATTTAAAAAAAACCGAAAAGTGCGACGTAGTTGTGTTACTTTCGCACCTCGGTTACAAATACAGTGATGACAAGGTTTCCGATGAATTTTTAGCAAAAAACTCAAGAAACATCGATGTTATACTAGGGGGCCACACCCATACTTTTATGGAAAGCCCCGTAAACATTACAAACCTTGACGGAAAGCCGGTTTTAATTAACCAAGTAGGCTGGGCGGGCATCATGCTGGGACGGCTTGATTTTACAATGGTTTCGGGAGAAATCGCCACTAACCCGCAAAGCACTATGTTAAAAGTTTCCGAAAAGTCAACGTAA